The Humulus lupulus chromosome 3, drHumLupu1.1, whole genome shotgun sequence genome window below encodes:
- the LOC133824440 gene encoding uncharacterized protein LOC133824440: MDKWSQFRALLPNQGGEKLSFEEPVVREGQRIAQVDLEEIQVEISFWSSAVVCQVLGANPPFAIFEGFIKRIWGKLGIKRIARLNNGFTLVKFRDEVTRDLVLEVGVLHFDRKPVIVKPWSIDLDTLKAVKSVPLWVRLPGLGLQYWGTKCLSALMSMIGVPILVDKVTKDRSMMQFARVLVEIELSEDLPKSVQFLNEKGQLMEQLLEFEWLPTQCRGCKVYGHTERMCNKKPSEIWRQKSRIGEDEARQEISKQPDPESSVVNQNCTPDTKSNDRGNSYWITPKRVGGHKKVVHRAKNTLTNSYSALQDKVMEVANLGLTSTSALLETKLRGDKIKNMMQSFFRGWSYFTGSVSKGRLLLIWQQSLVSVDVLKETDQLLHVCVNGLRTNKLFCVTFVYGRNSIEERVALWRDLSSLCFPATPWLLAGDFNAVFEGADRIGGRAISSLELSYAQNWRALGLVDELRARGSHFTWTNKQANEDRIYSRLDRVFKNEDWLDIFPQSEAVFNWELLSDHCYCIIKPEATMNYGVKLFRFFNMWTDHEKFKITVMHSWCKPIHGSGLVRICKKLSKLQFVLRNFNKHIMGDVAQNYVLAKEKFQDAQLSLQSNPHSVDLQRLEAAVGDKFKYHARIYESFLRQKSKVDWLRYGDDNTAYFHACLKQRRASNCINSVMTESGQSIEKFDDVVDHFVTHFQKIMGSKSMASRSIQSSCFSLGHKLTLDQQDPTYLILMNGKVQGEFRGRRGLRQGDPISPLLFVLAMEYCTRLLRQASMDKGFHFHPNCKHLKIFNLCFADDLVYFGGVAQKETQQMLEGLRFSEGNFPLKYLGVPLRTTRWKAGDCAIIIKKIQLKLHTWASHHLSFAGRAQLINSVLLSIRSFWMSIFILPKSVTKEVDRLCRNFLWGVKDSNSQRSKMHFTAWDQVCLPK; encoded by the exons ATGGATAAATGGTCTCAGTTCCGAGCCTTGCTTCCAAATCAAGGaggggaaaaactcagttttgaGGAACCAGTTGTTCGAGAGGGCCAACGAATAGCTCAAGTCGACTTGGAAGAGATCCAAGTTGAAATCTCATTCTGGAGTTCAGCAGTGGTATGCCAGGTGCTTGGGGCTAACCCTCCATTTGCTATTTTTGAAGGTTTTATCAAGAGGATATGGGGTAAACTTGGCATTAAGAGAATTGCTAGACTGAATAATGGGTTTACACTTGTAAAATTTCGTGATGAAGTCACTAGAGATCTGGTTTTGGAAGTTGGGGTGCTACATTTTGATAGAAAACCAGTGATAGTGAAGCCTTGGTCTATTGATTTAGACACTCTTAAGGCAGTGAAGTCAGTTCCTTTGTGGGTTAGACTGCCAGGTCTTGGGCTGCAATATTGGGGCACTAAGTGCTTGAGTGCTCTTATGAGCATGATTGGGGTACCAATTTTGGTAGATAAAGTTACGAAGGACAGATCTATGATGCAATTTGCTAGAGTTTTAGTGGAGATAGAACTCTCGGAGGATCTCCCTAAATCAGTTCAATTTCTCAATGAGAAAGGGCAGCTAATGGAACAACTTCTGGAATTTGAGTGGCTTCCTACTCAATGTAGGGGGTGTAAAGTATATGGCCATACTGAAAGAATGTGTAATAAGAAGCCATCTGAGATTTGGAGACAAAAAAGTAGGATTGGAGAGGATGAGGCTAGACAA GAGATATCAAAGCAACCTGATCCTGAGTCATCTGTTGTAAACCAGAATTGTACACCAGATACTAAGTCCAATGACAGAGGTAATTCGTACTGGATTACCCCTAAACGGGTTGGAGGACATAAGAAGGTTGTTCATAGGGCAAAGAACACTTTGACGAATTCCTATAGTGCTTTGCAAGATAAGGTTATGGAGGTTGCAAACTTGGGACTAACATCAACAA GTGCCTTGTTGGAGACCAAACTTCGTGGGGATAAAATTAAGAATATGATGCAATCTTTTTTCAGAGGCTGGAGCTATTTTACTGGTTCAGTGTCAAAAGGTAGATTGCTGCTTATTTGGCAGCAAAGTTTGGTGTCTGTAGATGTTCTTAAGGAGACTGATCAGTTACTTCATGTTTGTGTTAATGGTCTAAGGACTAATAAATTGTTTTGTGTGACATTTGTGTATGGTAGAAATTCGATTGAAGAAAGAGTGGCTCTTTGGAGGGATCTGTCTAGTCTTTGTTTCCCAGCTACCCCTTGGCTGTTAGCTGGGGACTTTAATGCTGTCTTTGAGGGTGCGGACAGAATTGGTGGTCGCGCTATTTCTTCCCTAGAATTATCTTATGCTCAAAATTGGAGGGCCTTGGGATTAGTTGATGAGTTGCGTGCTAGAGGGTCTCATTTTACTTGGACTAATAAACAGGCTAATGAAGATCGAATCTACTCGAGATTGGATAGAGTTTTTAAGAATGAAGATTGGTTGGACATTTTTCCTCAATCTGAGGCTGTTTTCAACTGGGAATTGCTTTCTGACCACTGCTACTGCATTATCAAACCAGAAGCTACTATGAATTATGGTGTTAAACTATTCAGGTTCTTCAATATGTGGACAGATCATGAAAAATTTAAGATCACTGTCATGCATAGCTGGTGCAAGCCTATACACGGGTCTGGGCTGGTTCGTATTTGTAAAAAGTTGAGCAAGCTTCAGTTTGTGCTTCGAAATTTCAATAAGCATATCATGGGAGATGTTGCTCAGAATTATGTGTTGGCTAAGGAGAAGTTTCAGGATGCCCAGTTATCCCTTCAGAGTAATCCTCACTCGGTTGATCTTCAGAGATTAGAAGCTGCAGTAGGTGACAAGTTTAAGTACCATGCCAGAATTTATGAGAGTTTCCTGAGACAGAAAAGCAAAGTGGATTGGCTGCGTTATGGTGATGACAACACGGCTTATTTTCACGCCTGCTTAAAACAAAGGAGAGCCTCTAACTGTATCAATTCTGTAATGACTGAATCTGGTCAGAGTATTGAAAAATTTGATGATGTTGTAGATCACTTTGTGACTCACTTCCAGAAAATTATGGGAAGCAAAAGCATGGCCTCTAGGTCCATTCAGAGTTCCTGTTTTAGTCTTGGTCATAAACTGACCCTGGACCAACAG GATCCAACTTATTTGATACTTATGAATGGGAAGGTTCAAGGGGAGTTTAGAGGTCGGAGGGGTCTTAGGCAAGGGGACccgatttctccattgttgtttgtATTAGCTATGGAGTATTGTACCCGGTTACTAAGACAAGCTTCCATGGACAAGGGGTTCCATTTTCATCCTAATTGTAAGCACCTTAAGATTTTCAATCTTTGTTTTGCAGACGACTTG GTTTATTTTGGTGGTGTGGCTCAAAAAGAAACTCAGCAAATGCTTGAGGGGCTCCGATTCTCTGAAGGAAACTTCCCCCTAAAATATTTGGGAGTTCCTCTTCGAACAACAAGATGGAAGGCTGGTGATTGTGCTATCATTATCAAAAAGATTCAGTTGAAATTACATACTTGGGCGAGTCATCACCTATCTTTTGCGGGGAGGGCGCAATTAATCAACTCTGTGCTTCTGAGTATAAGATCtttttggatgagtattttcATTCTCCCTAAGAGTGTCACCAAGGAGGTGGATCGGTTATGCAGAAACTTCCTTTGGGGAGTTAAGGACAGTAATAGTCAGCGAAGTAAAATGCATTTTACTGCCTGGGATCAAGTGTGCCTGCCTAAATGA